The sequence below is a genomic window from Bactrocera neohumeralis isolate Rockhampton chromosome 4, APGP_CSIRO_Bneo_wtdbg2-racon-allhic-juicebox.fasta_v2, whole genome shotgun sequence.
AGTGGCGACGTTCACTCACCAAAAATGAGTTATTATTATCTTGTTGTTCTCTACTTTGTCTATGTATACTGCTGTAGCTTTGACGTTCACTAGGGAAAACCGAACTCGATGGCTCCTCGTGCAAGTTTAAAATACTCTTGCGATGAATTTTACCATTCGATGTAAGACTACCTATCTGATTGGAATCGTTAGAAATAGATTTTCGATGAAATACTGAGTTCGTAACGTTCGTATCGGCAGTGAAGTCGCTTCTTCGATGATGAAAATGTTTGGATACTGTAGCAGCTGAAGAACTAGATTTCGTTTTTGACGAGCAGCTTTCAACGGCTGTGGACTTTTGTTGAGTGGTATGTGTTTGATCTGACATAAATTTAGCCGATCCAGCAGCGTTTAGCTTTGCTGATGCGCTCTGCATTTCTCCAAACTTGCATTGGGTGGAGTGTGTTTGACCGGTGACTTCTCCCATTGTTGTACTGGATAATACTCTTTCAGAAGTGTTGCCAATTTTACTAGTTTTGAATTGTGCCGAGGAGGACTCATGCGACGAAGCGTTCATGCGGGTATcaatcattttattttcctttctaATACGATTTTCGGTCATAGAAATTGCCTCGTCGTGTTTATTTTCAACGTTTACAATGTTCTTAACATTGTTGGTCTTTGCAACATTCTCTATGACATTCACTCTCTCTTGTCGTTTAACATATTCTGTTTCTGGTTCTTTCTTAACCCGACCACCTATTACTGTAGTTACCTTTTTCGTCGATACTACTACTAAACCGTCAACGGGTTTATCCGAACTTACATTTGCGGCAGGAATTGCTTGTTTGCCAGAAACAAAGTTCATTTGATTAGTCGTTTTCAAAATGGCGTTATCCTCTCCAAGAGTTATAGATGATTTGTTATGAGAATACTTCGATCGGACAGCCTTTTGTACTACTTTAGTGCTGTCTAATCTTGAACTTTGCTTTTCATTGTAGTCATCTCTTCTGGAAACCTGAAGAGTGCCCTCTAGTTTGAGATTGTCTACTGGACGTTTTACAACCACCTTTTCAGTAgcagttttcaaaagtttagaATCGGTTCTATCTGTAGATGAAATATACATGTGTCCTTCTGGCCTAAGATTATCTTCCGGTTTTACTTGTTTTGGACGCTCAGCCGGCTGATATTGCTGTTTTTCCTTACTGTAGAAAGTGCCTTCAGGTTTAAGGTTATTACGTGGCACAATTTTGTCTGGTCTCTTAACACCCACGTGCTTTTCCGTCTCTGTAAAGGTCATCTCCCCCTCCATTCTTAAATTATCTTTGTGAATGACTCGTCTCACTTTTTCAGCCGGTTTAAATCCGGGTTTATCAGGAGTGTAAAATTCACCCTCCGTTCTTAAATTATCAGAGGGTACAACCTTTTCGGGCCTATTTACATACTGATACTGATTTTTCTCTGCAAACGTCATTTCTCCTTCCATGTGTAAATTATCTTTTCGGACAATGCGTTTTGTTTTCTCGGCGGGCTTGAATGATGTTTTCTCGGGTACGGTAAATTCACCCTCCACTTTTAAATTGTCTTTGGGTTTTTTCACTACAGGTCGTTCACCAGACTTGTATGAAGGCTTCTCCACTTTATAAAATTCGCCTTCAGGTCTTAGGTTATCTGTAGGTTTTATTTGATCCGGCTTTTTAACAAACTCATATTCCGTTTTCTCGGTAAATATAATTTCTCCTTCCGTACGAAGGTTGTCCTTTCTAATAATTCGCTCACTTTTTTCAGCAGGTCTAAACGCAATTTTTTCTGGTACATAAATGTTTCCCTCTGATTTGAGATTATCTTGTGGTTTTTTCGGAACAGGACGTTCGGCGGGTTTATACCCAGGTTTCTCTGGCTTATAAAATTCTCCCTCAGGCCGTAGATTATCTGCATGCTTTACTTGTGACGGTCGCTCACCGTGTCTGAATTTTGGTTTATCGGGAGAATAAAATTCTCCTTCAGGCTTCAAATTATCCTCCGGACGCTTCTGTACGGGACGTTCGGCTGGTTTATACCCAGGCTTCTCTGGTGTATAAAACTCTCCCTCAGGGCGTAGATTGTCTGCATGCTTTACTTGTGATGGACGCTCTCCGGGTTGGAATTTTGGTTTATCGGGAGAATAAAATTCTCCTTCGGGCTTCAAATTATCCTCCGGACGCTTCTGTACAGGACGTTCGGCTGGTTTATACCCTGGTTTCTCTGGTGTATAAAACTCTCCTTCAGGCCGTAGGTTATCTGCATGTTTTACTTGTGATGGCCGCTCTCCGGGTTGGAATTTTGGTTTATCGGGAGAATAAAATTCTCCTTCGGGCTTCAAATTATCTTCCGGACGCTTCTGTACAGGACGTTCCGCTGGTTTATACCCAGGCTTCTCTGGTGTATAAAACTCTCCCTCAGGGCGTAGATTGTCTGCATGCTTTACTTGTGATGGACGCTCTCCGGGTTGGAATTTTGGTTTATCAGGAGAATAAAATTCTCCTTCAGGCTTCAAATTATCCTCCGGACGCTTCTGTACGGGACGTTCGGCTGGTTTATACCCAGGTTTCTCTGGTGTATAAAACTCTCCCTCAGGGCGTAGATTGTCTGCATGCTTTACTTGTGATGGACGCTCTCCTGGTTGGAATTTTGGTTTATCGGGAGAATAAAATTCTCCTTCGGGCTTCAAATTATCCTCCGGACGCTTCTGTACAGGACGTTCGGCTGGTTTATACCCAGGTTTCTCTGGTGTATAAAATTCTCCCTCAGGCCGCAGGTTATCTGCATGCTTTACTTGTGATGGCCGCTCTCCGGGTTGGAATTTTGGTTTATCGGGAGAATAAAATTCTCCTTCAGGCTTCAAATTATCCTCCGGACGCTTCTGTACGGGACGTTCGGCTGGTTTATACCCAGGTTTCTCTGGTGTATAAAACTCTCCCTCAGGGCGTAGATTGTCTGCATGCTTTACTTGTGATGGACGCTCTCCTGGTTGGAATTTTGGTTTATCGGGAGAATAAAATTCTCCTTCGGGCTTCAAATTATCCTCCGGACGCTTCTGTACAGGACGTTCGGCTGGTTTATACCCAGGTTTCTCTGGTGTATAAAATTCTCCCTCAGGCCGTAGGTTATCTGCATGCTTTACTTGTGATGGACGCTCTCCTGGTTGGAATTTTGGTTTATCGGGAGAATAAAATTCTCCTTCAGGCTTCAAATTATCCTCTGGCCGCTTCTGTGTGGGACGTTCGGCCGGTTTATACCCAGGTTTCTGTGGAGTGTAAAATTCTCCTTCTGGCCGAAGATTGTCTACATGTTTCACTTGTGACGGCCGCTCGCCAGGTtggaattttggtttttctggGGTATAAAACTCTCCTTCTGGCTTTAAATTGTCTGTAGGCTTCACTTGCTCTGGCCTGCtaacaaattcatatttttcttttgtttcgaAAGTCATTTCACCTTCAGTGCGTAAGTTATCCTTCCTAATAATACGTTCGACTTTTTCTGCTGGCCTATAACCAGGCTTTCCAGGTGTGTAAAACTCGCCCTCAGGACGTAAGTTATCTTTTGGCTTCTTCTGAGTAGGTCGTTCGGCGGGTATGTAATCGGATTTTTCTGGAGAATAAAACTCGCCTTCTGTTCGAAGATTATCTTCAGGCTTCTTTTGTATTGGACGCTCTGCGGGCCTATAACTTGTTTTCTCAGGTATATAAAACTCACCTTCAGGCTTTAAGTTATCTTCGCGTCTAATAACTAACGGAGTCTCAGCTGCCTGATATTTTGGTTTTTCGGGAGTATAGAAATCACCCTCGGGTTTGAGATTATCAGTGGGTTTAATCTGATCAGGTCTAATGACAAACGTATATTCttcttttctttcaaaattcatttcacCTTCTGAGCGGAGATTGTCTTTCCTTATAATACGTTCAACCTTTTCAGCCGGTTTGTATACTAACTTCTCTGGTACTGTAAACGCACCTTCGGGTCTCAAGTTATCCTCAGGTTTAATTTGAGAAGGTCGTTCTGAAACTTGATACATTGGCTTTTCTGGAGTGTAAAATTCTCCCTCTGGTTTGAGGTTATCAATAGGTTTGACTTGCTCAGGTCTATTAACAAATTGATAATCTTCTTTTACTTCAAATATCATCTCCCCTTCAGTTCGCAAGTTATCTTTTCTTATTATTCGTTCTGTTCTTTCAGCTGGAGTGTAAGTGGTTTTCTCTGGAACAGTGAACTCTCCTTCAGGTCGTAAATTATCAAGAGGTTTTTTTTGAGTTGGCCTCTCCGCCGGCCGGTAACCAGGTTTTTCGGGTGTATAAAATTCACCTTCTGGTTTAAGGTTGTCTTCATGCTTGACTGGAGAAGGCCGATCTGCTGgaacaaaatcgactttttgtGGTTTATAAAACTCCCCGTCCGGTTTCAAATTATCTTCCCGTCTAATAATCAATGGCTTTTCGGCTGGCTGATACTTCGATTTTTCCGGAGCGTAGAATTCGCCTTCCGGTTTTAGATTATCAGTGGGTTTCAATTGCTCTGGCCTAACAACAAACTGATATTCTTCCTTCGTTTCAAAAGTCATCTCACCTTCTGAGCGCAAGTTATCCTTTCTAACAATACGTTCGACTTTTTCCGCTGGTTGGTAAGGTGTTTTCTGCGGAATAGTGAATTCACCTTCTGGTCTTAAATTGTCCTCAGGTTTCTTTGCAATAGGTCGGTCAGCGGACTGGTAGTCTGGTTTATCAGGAGCATAAAACTCTCCCTCCTGTCTCAAATTGTCTTGGGGTTTTTTCTGAGTTGGGCGTTCCGCAGGTTCAAAACCAGGTTTCTCGGGTGTATAGAATTCACCCTCCGGTTTTAAATTATCCTTATGTCGAATTTGCACTGGCTTTTCAGCAGGTTGGTATTTTGGTTTTTCTGGGGTATAGAATTCTCCTTCCGGTCTAAGATTATCTACCGGTTTGACTTGCTCTGGTCTATTTACAAATTGATATTCttctttcttttcaaaaataatttcccCTTCTGAGCGCAAGTTGTCTTTCCTTACTACACGAACAGTTTTTTCGGCgggtttatatatttctttttcggGAATCATGAACTCGCCTTCCGGTCTTAAGTTATCTTCAGGTTTCAATTGAGTAGGTCTTTCAGCAGCCTTAAATTCCTGCTTGTCTGGTACATAAAACTCACCTTCTGGACGCAAATTATCTTCTGGCCGCTTTTGAATTGGACGCTCTGCTGGTGTGAAACCTGGTTTTTGTGGAGTATAGAATTCGCCTTCGGGTTTTAAGTTATCTTCGTGTCTGATTTGTAAAGGTTTTTCAGCTGGCTTATATATTGATTTCTCTGGAGCATAAAACTCGCCTTCTGGCTTTAGATTATCAGTGGGTTTCACTTGATTGGGCCTAATAACAAACTGATATTCTTCTTTTGTTTCGAATGTCATTTCACCTTCTGTGCGTAAATTGTCCTTTCTAATAACACGTTCAATTTTTTCAGCAGGTTTATACATTTCTTTTTCCGGAACAAGAAACTCGCCTTCAGGTTTCAAATTATCTATAGGTTTCTTTTGCGTTGGACGTTCGGCGGGTTGATAAGTGGGTTTCTCGTGTTTATAGAACTCCCCTTCTGGTTTCAAATTGTCTTCTGGGCGTTTCTGAGTTGGACGTTCTGCTGGCCTATATCCAGGTTTTTCTGGAGTGTAAAATTCTCCCTCAGGGCGAAGGTTGTCCTCTGGTCTAACTTGTGTAGGACGTTCTCCTGGTTGAAACTTTGTTTTCTCTGGTGAATAGAAATCACCTTCTGGCTTCAAATTATCTTCCGGCCGTTTCTGAGTTGGACGTTCTGCTGGTCTAAATCCGGGCTTCTCAGGAGTGTAAAATTCGCCTTCGGGTCGCAAATTGTCAGCATGTCGTACTTGAGTGGGACGCTCTCCAGGTTGGAACTTAGGTTTCTCTGGTGAATAGAAATCACCTTCTGGCTTCAAATTATCCTCTGGCCGTTTCTGAGTTGGACGTTCTGCTGGCCTAAATCCAGTTTTTTCTGGAGTGTAAAATTCACCCTCAGGCCTAAGGTTGTCCTCTGGTCTAACTTGTGTGGGACGTTCTCCTGGTTGGAACTTTGTCTTCTCTGGTGTATAGAACTCGCCTTCTGGTCTCAAATTATCTTCCGGTTTCTTCTGAACTGGACGTTCAGCGGGTCTAAATCCAGGTTTTTCGGGAGTGTAAAATTCACCCTCAGGCCTAAGGTTGTCCTCTGGTCTAACTTGTGTGGGACGTTCTCCTGGTTGGAACTTTGTCTTCTCTGGTGTATAGAACTCGCCTTCTGGTCTCAAATTATCTTCTGGCTTCTTTTGAGTTGGACGTTCAGCTGGTCTAAATCCGGGCTTCTCAGGAGTGTAAAATTCGCCTTCGGGTTTCAAATTATCAGCATGTCGTACTTGTGTGGGGCGCTCTCCAGGTTGGAACTTTGGTTTCTCTGGTGAATAGAAATCACCTTCTGGTTTCAAATTATCCTCTGGCCGTTTCTGAGTTGGACGTTCTGCTGGCCTATATCCAGGTTTTTCTGGAGTGTAAAATTCACCCTCAGGCCGAAGGTTGTCCTCTGGTCTAACTTGTGTAGGACGTTCTCCTGGTTgaaactttgttttttctggTGCATAAAACTCTCCTTCTGGTCTCAAATTATCTTCTGGCTTCTTTTGAGTTGGACGTTCAGCTGGTCTAAATCCGGGCTTCTCAGGAGTGTAAAATTCGCCTTCGGGTCGCAAATTATCAGCATGTCGTACTTGAGTGGGACGCTCTCCAGGTTGGAACTTAGGTTTCTCTGGTGAATAGAAATCACCTTCTGGCTTCAAATTATCCTCTGGCCGTTTCTGAGTTGGACGTTCTGCTGGCCTAAATCCAGTTTTTTCTGGAGTGTAAAATTCACCCTCAGGCCTAAGGTTGTCCTCTGGTCTAACTTGTGTGGGACGTTCTCCTGGTTGGAACTTTGTCTTCTCTGGTGTATAGAACTCGCCTTCTGGTCTCAAATTATCTTCCGGTTTCTTCTGAACTGGACGTTCAGCGGGTCTAAATCCAGGTTTTTCGGGAGTGTAAAATTCACCCTCAGGCCTAAGGTTGTCCTCTGGTCTAACTTGTGTGGGACGTTCTCCTGGTTGGAACTTTGTCTTCTCTGGTGTATAGAACTCGCCTTCTGGTCTCAAATTATCTTCTGGTTTCTTTTGAGTTGGACGTTCAGCTGGTCTAAATCCGGGCTTCTCAGGAGTGTAAAATTCGCCTTCGGGTTTCAAATTATCAGCATGTCGTACTTGTGTGGGGCGCTCTCCAGGTTGGAACTTTGGTTTCTCTGGTGAATAGAAATCACCTTCTGGTTTCAAATTATCCTCTGGCCGTTTCTGAGTTGGACGTTCTGCTGGCCTATATCCAGGTTTTTCTGGAGTGTAAAATTCACCCTCAGGCCGAAGGTTGTCCTCTGGTCTAACTTGTGTAGGACGTTCTCCTGGTTgaaactttgttttttctggTGCATAAAACTCTCCTTCTGGTCTCAAATTATCTTCTGGCTTCTTTTGAGTTGGACGTTCAGCTGGTCTAAATCCGGGCTTCTCAGGAGTGTAAAATTCGCCTTCGGGTCGCAAATTATCAGCATGTCGTACTTGTGTGGGACGCTCTCCAGGTTGGAACTTTGGTTTCTCTGGTGAATAGAAATCACCTTCTGGTTTCAAATTGTCTTCTGGCTTCTTTTGAGTTGGACGTTCAGCGGGTCTAAACCCATGTTTTTCAGGAGTGTAAAACTCACCCTCAGGCCGAAGGTTGTCCTCTGGTCTAACTTGTGTGGGACGTTCCCCTGGTTgaaactttgttttttctggTGCATAAAACTCTCCTTCTGGTCTCAAATTATCTTCTGGCTTCTTTTGAGTTGGACGTTCAGCTGGTCTAAATCCGGGCTTCTCAGGAGTGTAAAATTCGCCTTCGGGTTTCAAATTATCAGCATGTCGTACTTGTGTGGGGCGCTCTCCAGGTTGGAACTTTGGTTTCTCTGGTGAATAGAAATCACCTTCTGGTTTCAAATTATCCTCTGGCCGTTTCTGAGTTGGACGTTCTGCTGGCCTATATCCAGGTTTTTCTGGAGTGTAAAATTCACCCTCAGGCCGAAGGTTGTCCTCTGGTCTAACTTGTGTAGGACGTTCTCCTGGTTgaaactttgttttttctggTGCATAAAACTCTCCTTCTGGTCTCAAATTATCTTCTGGCTTCTTTTGAGTTGGACGTTCAGCTGGTCTAAATCCGGGCTTCTCAGGAGTGTAAAATTCGCCTTCGGGTCGCAAATTATCAGCATGTCGTACTTGTGTGGGACGCTCTCCAGGTTGGAACTTTGGTTTCTCTGGTGAATAGAAATCACCTTCTGGTTTCAAATTGTCTTCTGGCTTCTTTTGAGTTGGACGTTCAGCGGGTCTAAACCCATGTTTTTCAGGAGTGTAAAACTCACCCTCAGGCCGAAGGTTGTCCTCTGGTCTAACTTGTGTGGGACGTTCCCCTGGTTgaaactttgttttttctggTGCATAAAACTCTCCTTCTGGTCTCAAATTATCTTCTGGCTTCTTTTGAGTTGGACGTTCAGCTGGTCTAAATCCGGGCTTCTCAGGAGTGTAAAATTCACCCTCAGGCCTAAGGTTGTCCTCTGGTCTAACTTGTGTAGGACGTTCTCCTGGTTGATACTTTGATTTTTCTGGTGTATAGAACTCGCCTTCTGGTCTCAAATTATCTTCTGGCTTCTTTTGAGTTGGACGTTCAGCTGGTCTAAATCCGGGCTTCTCAGGAGTGTAAAATTCGCCTTCGGGTCGCAAGTTGTCAGCATGTCTAACTTGTGTGGGACGCTCTCCAGGTTGGAACTTTGGTTTCTCTGGTGAATAGAACTCGCCTTCTGGTCTCAAATTATCTTCTGGCTTTTTCTGAGTTGGACGTTCAGCTGGTCTAAACCCAGGTTTTTCAGGAGTGTAAAACTCACCCTCAGGCCTAAGGTTGTCCTCTGGTCTAACTTGTGTAGGACGTTCTCCTGGTTGGAACTTTGACTTTTCTGGTGTATAGAACTCGCCTTCTGGTCTCAAATTATCTTCTGGTTTCTTCTGAACTGGACGTTCAGCAGGCCTAAATCCAGGTTTTTCGGGAGTGTAAAATTCACCCTCAGGGCGAAGGTTGTCCCCTGGTCTAACTTGTGTTGGACGTTCTCCTGGTTGAAACTGTGCCTTTTCGGGTGTATAGAACTCGCCTTCTGGTCTCAAATTATCTTCTGGCTTCTTCTGAACTGGACGTTCAGCAGGCCTAAATCCAGGTTTTTCTGGAGTGTAAAACTCGCCTTCTGGTTGCAAATTGTCAGCATGTCTTACTTGCGTGGGACGCTCTCCTGGTTGGAATTTTATCTTCTCTGGTTTATAGAATTCTCCTTCTGGTTTCAAATTGTCTTCTGGTTTCGTTTGTGTAGGACGTTCAGCAGGTCTAAATCCGGGTTTTTCAGGCGTATAAAACTCTCCTTCCGATTTAAGATTATCAATTGGTTTGATTTGTTCCGGCCTACTCACAAATGTGTATTCTTCTTTTACGTCAAATATCATTTCTCCTTCTGTTTTGAGATTGTCTTTTCTTATTACTCGTGTTGTCTGTTCCGCTGGTGCATACGAGATCTTTTCCGGCACTATGAATTCACCTTCAGGGCGGAGATTGTCCTCTGGTTTCTTTTGTAACGGGCGTTCTGTTGATTGATAGACTGGTTTGTCGGGAGTGTAGAAATCTCCTTCCGGTTTTAGGTTgtctttatatttaatttgagtAGGTTTTTCTGCTGGAACatacgttgttttttctggcaTATAAAATTCACCTTCAGATTTGAGGTTATCAGTGGGTTTGACTGGCAGAGGCCTTATTACATATTGATATTCCTCTTTTTCCGTAAATGTCATTTCTCCTTCACTGCGCAAGTTGTCTTTTCTAATTATGCGTTCCGTTCTTTCAGCCGGTTGGAATGGAATTTTTTCGGGAACTATAAATTCTCCCTCAGGTTTCAAATTGTCCTCGGGTTTTATTAAAGTGACTTGCTCGTCAATGTCGTACAAAAGTTTTAATCGAGATTCTTCGAGATCCTTTTTAGACCAAGTGTTGGACCTTATTCGCGTTTGAGATTCGTCCAGCAAAtctattaattaacaaaaaacgcagttcttaatttaaacaaaggatatattgtatatactataGACTTTACCTATAGTCTCTATTATAGCATCCGTCTTCTTAACGCTTGAAGCACAATGGTGGCGACTGAAAtgagcatacatatatgatattttgatataaaatgcTAATTTAAAGCCAATTATAAAGAACCAACATTTCTAAAAGCTAATTATTTATATTGCTTACCCGCAAGTGCAGAT
It includes:
- the LOC126756767 gene encoding uncharacterized protein LOC126756767 isoform X8, coding for MVSKGSKKKQQQISVSDSKNAASTSSTTSSSSKTVVHTAGTEAASTSSSAVGVTSTSSPTWTKTSQTLQKSESAASNKSMLATTHSGTQSQLQSTLFKSSSSSSSHTESRSEQKQRRQQIEQQQQQQQEQLYEIVSDVGSIGGGQSAPIASIMSDTLKSTKASSSSSSFQQKSEYYEEISNDFSNAKIISSIDLLESDKKEPVFSVPIDVIEIVGSGSSSIGSNYNKAYLSSSQSQTGIMTSTSSSNFAHIESASSSSKVIDGGITITDMSTENSKSISSTSNTAKSGKVTSTNVEMTSSSNKFLTNDVNNSSTEVNSYTSYSTIDGKAINGATTPVIAPLITSPAKTQQTSTAFTKSTQRAIDDDSHSITSTAHSEITSQGDSTSLTETAKNLKSDVVVSGSSRQLASNVTNKSTKKSSIIEQNISEQTIEESSLKKSKSTSKKEVYDVKTKRWTELNEKTGTGATNKKQPTIERYVSRESDGTYKITYKKKIFDQRANKWKIVEEKTVDSAHDTHYPEIVDDVINTTTTTYTTKVYDTKTGEWKIVEEKSFVDSKAFVPNDIVREIEKDNTDVANITTTTEVTKIFDASLNDWRVLDEKTHTDVIERIVETPKKTIYIDEFVEIEKNVQITEDSENITNERTNTSKRKDITTNIYDEVDDVKREKLTTSDSRIRGVDKKETFGSKHTDMCICEICTCGRHHCASSVKKTDAIIETIDLLDESQTRIRSNTWSKKDLEESRLKLLYDIDEQVTLIKPEDNLKPEGEFIVPEKIPFQPAERTERIIRKDNLRSEGEMTFTEKEEYQYVIRPLPVKPTDNLKSEGEFYMPEKTTYVPAEKPTQIKYKDNLKPEGDFYTPDKPVYQSTERPLQKKPEDNLRPEGEFIVPEKISYAPAEQTTRVIRKDNLKTEGEMIFDVKEEYTFVSRPEQIKPIDNLKSEGEFYTPEKPGFRPAERPTQKKPEDNLRPEGEFYSPEKPKFQPGERPTQVRHADNLRPEGEFYTPEKPGFRPAERPTQKKPEDNLRPEGEFYTPEKSKYQPGERPTQVRPEDNLRPEGEFYTPEKPGFRPAERPTQKKPEDNLRPEGEFYAPEKTKFQPGERPTQVRPEDNLRPEGEFYTPEKHGFRPAERPTQKKPEDNLKPEGDFYSPEKPKFQPGERPTQVRHADNLRPEGEFYTPEKPGFRPAERPTQKKPEDNLRPEGEFYAPEKTKFQPGERPTQVRPEDNLRPEGEFYTPEKPGYRPAERPTQKRPEDNLKPEGDFYSPEKPKFQPGERPTQVRHADNLKPEGEFYTPEKPGFRPAERPTQKKPEDNLRPEGEFYAPEKTKFQPGERPTQVRPEDNLRPEGEFYTPEKHGFRPAERPTQKKPEDNLKPEGDFYSPEKPKFQPGERPTQVRHADNLRPEGEFYTPEKPGFRPAERPTQKKPEDNLRPEGEFYAPEKTKFQPGERPTQVRPEDNLRPEGEFYTPEKPGYRPAERPTQKRPEDNLKPEGEFYTPEKTKFQPGERPTQVRPEDNLRPEGEFYTPEKPGFRPAERPVQKKPEDNLRPEGEFYTPEKTKFQPGERPTQVRPEDNLRPEGEFYTPEKPGFRPAERPTQKKPEDNLRPEGEFYAPEKTKFQPGERPTQVRPEDNLRPEGEFYTPEKPGYRPAERPTQKRPEDNLKPEGDFYSPEKPKFQPGERPTQVRHADNLKPEGEFYTPEKPGFRPAERPTQKKPEDNLRPEGEFYTPEKTKFQPGERPTQVRPEDNLRPEGEFYTPEKPGFRPAERPVQKKPEDNLRPEGEFYTPEKTKFQPGERPTQVRPEDNLRPEGEFYTPEKTGFRPAERPTQKRPEDNLKPEGDFYSPEKTKFQPGERPTQVRPEDNLRPEGEFYTPEKPGYRPAERPTQKRPEDNLKPEGEFYKHEKPTYQPAERPTQKKPIDNLKPEGEFLVPEKEMYKPAEKIERVIRKDNLRTEGEMTFETKEEYQFVIRPNQVKPTDNLKPEGEFYAPEKSIYKPAEKPLQIRHEDNLKPEGEFYTPQKPGFTPAERPIQKRPEDNLRPEGEFYVPDKQEFKAAERPTQLKPEDNLRPEGEFMIPEKEIYKPAEKTVRVVRKDNLRSEGEIIFEKKEEYQFVNRPEQVKPVDNLRPEGEFYTPEKPKYQPAEKPVQIRHKDNLKPEGEFYTPEKPGFEPAERPTQKKPQDNLRQEGEFYAPDKPDYQSADRPIAKKPEDNLRPEGEFTIPQKTPYQPAEKVERIVRKDNLRSEGEMTFETKEEYQFVVRPEQLKPTDNLKPEGEFYAPEKSKYQPAEKPLIIRREDNLKPDGEFYKPQKVDFVPADRPSPVKHEDNLKPEGEFYTPEKPGYRPAERPTQKKPLDNLRPEGEFTVPEKTTYTPAERTERIIRKDNLRTEGEMIFEVKEDYQFVNRPEQVKPIDNLKPEGEFYTPEKPMYQVSERPSQIKPEDNLRPEGAFTVPEKLVYKPAEKVERIIRKDNLRSEGEMNFERKEEYTFVIRPDQIKPTDNLKPEGDFYTPEKPKYQAAETPLVIRREDNLKPEGEFYIPEKTSYRPAERPIQKKPEDNLRTEGEFYSPEKSDYIPAERPTQKKPKDNLRPEGEFYTPGKPGYRPAEKVERIIRKDNLRTEGEMTFETKEKYEFVSRPEQVKPTDNLKPEGEFYTPEKPKFQPGERPSQVKHVDNLRPEGEFYTPQKPGYKPAERPTQKRPEDNLKPEGEFYSPDKPKFQPGERPSQVKHADNLRPEGEFYTPEKPGYKPAERPVQKRPEDNLKPEGEFYSPDKPKFQPGERPSQVKHADNLRPEGEFYTPEKPGYKPAERPVQKRPEDNLKPEGEFYSPDKPKFQPGERPSQVKHADNLRPEGEFYTPEKPGYKPAERPVQKRPEDNLKPEGEFYSPDKPKFQPGERPSQVKHADNLRPEGEFYTPEKPGYKPAERPVQKRPEDNLKPEGEFYSPDKPKFQPGERPSQVKHADNLRPEGEFYTPEKPGYKPAERPVQKRPEDNLKPEGEFYSPDKPKFQPGERPSQVKHADNLRPEGEFYTPEKPGYKPAERPVQKRPEDNLKPEGEFYSPDKPKFQPGERPSQVKHADNLRPEGEFYTPEKPGYKPAERPVQKRPEDNLKPEGEFYSPDKPKFRHGERPSQVKHADNLRPEGEFYKPEKPGYKPAERPVPKKPQDNLKSEGNIYVPEKIAFRPAEKSERIIRKDNLRTEGEIIFTEKTEYEFVKKPDQIKPTDNLRPEGEFYKVEKPSYKSGERPVVKKPKDNLKVEGEFTVPEKTSFKPAEKTKRIVRKDNLHMEGEMTFAEKNQYQYVNRPEKVVPSDNLRTEGEFYTPDKPGFKPAEKVRRVIHKDNLRMEGEMTFTETEKHVGVKRPDKIVPRNNLKPEGTFYSKEKQQYQPAERPKQVKPEDNLRPEGHMYISSTDRTDSKLLKTATEKVVVKRPVDNLKLEGTLQVSRRDDYNEKQSSRLDSTKVVQKAVRSKYSHNKSSITLGEDNAILKTTNQMNFVSGKQAIPAANVSSDKPVDGLVVVSTKKVTTVIGGRVKKEPETEYVKRQERVNVIENVAKTNNVKNIVNVENKHDEAISMTENRIRKENKMIDTRMNASSHESSSAQFKTSKIGNTSERVLSSTTMGEVTGQTHSTQCKFGEMQSASAKLNAAGSAKFMSDQTHTTQQKSTAVESCSSKTKSSSSAATVSKHFHHRRSDFTADTNVTNSVFHRKSISNDSNQIGSLTSNGKIHRKSILNLHEEPSSSVFPSERQSYSSIHRQSREQQDNNNSFLVSERRHFNTLSQSQSRDQTSKSCNVHKTSSSSGIEFPSYSKHSERTVSRRNVNQSSISLGIDGASSTTLYRSEYKTVPSTTCAIHKIKEGAFQHTRNTNEHKFFKTVKN